Proteins from a genomic interval of Arachis hypogaea cultivar Tifrunner chromosome 10, arahy.Tifrunner.gnm2.J5K5, whole genome shotgun sequence:
- the LOC112717671 gene encoding uncharacterized protein yields the protein MVETIVVLKTSSVRVGDQIDESTKYFHHIFWIFPLCIEAFRHCKPMVSIDGTQLYAKHNGNNAALEVPDSGWLPPRAYQAFCICHIAANFSLSFKNYDVKRLLLNATYVMTKA from the exons ATGGTTGAAACCATTGTAGTGTTGAAAACTTCTTCGGTAAGAGTTGGTGATCAGATTGATGAATCTACAAAGTACTTTCATCATATTTTCTGGATATTTCCTCTTTGTATTGAGGCCTTTAGACATTGCAAGCCAATGGTGAGCATTGATGGTACTCAATTGTATGCCAA GCACAATGGCAACAATGCTGCTCTGGAGGTCCCTGATAGTGGTTGGCTACCTCCTCGTGCTTATCAAGCATTCTGTATTTGTCATATTGCAGCAAACTTCTCTTTGAGTTTCAAGAATTATGATGTAAAAAGGCTACTTTTGAATGCTACATACGTGATGACCAAGGCATAA
- the LOC112715802 gene encoding potassium transporter 2 has product MDLEFGNCWGNSRKDSWKTILLLAYQSLGVVYGDLSISPLYVYTSTFAEDIEHSETNEEIFGTLSFVFWTLTLVPLFKYVFVVLRADDNGEGGTFALYSLICRHAKVSLLPNRQHSDEALSTYKMEEPPAKMNSMVKLLLEKYKALHTALLIVVLLGTCMVIGDGLLTPAISVFSAVSGLEVSMSKKHHQYAVIPITCFILVCLFALQHYGTHRVGFLFAPIVLAWLLCISTFGLYNIFKWNPHIYKALSPYYMFKFLKKTRISGWMSLGGILLCITGSEAMFADLGHFSYMAIQIAFTFLVYPALILAYMGQAAYLSNHHHLQISFYASVPESVRWPVIILAILASVVGSQAIISGTFSIINQSQSLGCFPRVKVVHTSDKIHGQVYIPEINWILMILCIAVTIGFRDTKHMGNASGLAVMTVMLVTTCLTSLVIILCWHKPPIIALCFLLFFGSIELLYFSASLMKFCEGAWFPILLALFLMIIMFLWHYASIKKYEYDLHNKVSLDWLLALGPSLGIARVPGIGLVFTDLTTGIPANFSRFVTNLPAYHRILVFVCVKSVPVPHVPVAERYLVGRVGPPEHRSYRCIVRYGYRDVHQDIDSFESELVEKLSDFIQYDWYRARASNVSNNEDDGSCSNESSGHRLTVIGTMGLCEDSLQLASVSDVVEIDAPLGTRERRVRFAIDGDNEHDNDTESVTVHHQMQQELEDLYAGQESGIAFILGHSHVRAKPGSSVFKKLALNYGYNFLRRNCRGPDVALKVPPVSLLEVGMVYVL; this is encoded by the exons ATGGATCTTGAATTTGGAAACTGTTGGGGAAACTCAAGG AAGGATTCTTGGAAGACCATTCTGCTCTTAGCATACCAAAGCCTTGGTGTAGTTTATGGGGACTTGAGTATTTCTCCTTTGTATGTTTACACAAGCACATTTGCAGAAGATATTGAGCACTCAGAAACCAATGAAGAGATTTTTGGTACCCTTTCTTTTGTGTTCTGGACTCTCACATTGGTGCCACTATTCAAATACGTTTTTGTTGTTCTTAGAGCTGATGACAATGGAGAGG GTGGTACATTTGCTCTATATTCATTGATTTGTAGGCATGCTAAGGTTAGTCTTCTTCCGAATCGACAACATTCGGATGAAGCGCTTTCAACGTATAAGATGGAGGAGCCTCCTGCTAAGATGAACTCTATGGTGAAGCTGCTACTAGAGAAGTATAAGGCCTTGCATACAGCTCTGCTAATTGTGGTTCTTCTTGGAACTTGTATGGTTATTGGTGATGGACTTCTTACCCCTGCCATTTCAG TTTTCTCAGCAGTATCTGGTCTTGAAGTATCTATGTCCAAGAAACATCACCAGT ATGCTGTGATTCCAATTACTTGCTTCATACTAGTGTGTTTGTTTGCGCTTCAACATTACGGCACCCATCGAGTTGGATTCCTTTTTGCCCCAATTGTGCTGGCATGGCTGCTATGCATCAGCACATTTGGTTTATACAACATATTCAAATGGAATCCACATATATACAAAGCGCTTTCGCCGTATTACATGTTCAAGTTCTTGAAGAAGACCAGGATAAGTGGATGGATGTCTTTAGGTGGAATATTACTTTGCATAACTGGATCTGAAGCAATGTTTGCTGATCTTGGCCACTTCTCATATATGGCCATTCAG ATTGCATTCACATTTCTGGTATATCCTGCACTTATATTGGCATATATGGGTCAAGCTGCTTACTTGTCCAACCATCATCATCTCCAGATCAGTTTCTATGCCTCAGTTCCAG AAAGCGTGAGGTGGCCGGTGATTATCCTAGCAATTCTAGCGTCTGTTGTGGGAAGCCAGGCGATCATAAGCGGGACGTTTTCTATAATAAACCAGAGCCAATCACTGGGTTGCTTCCCGAGAGTTAAGGTTGTTCATACTTCAGACAAGATCCATGGTCAGGTCTACATCCCTGAGATCAATTGGATACTCATGATCCTCTGTATTGCTGTCACCATTGGATTTAGGGACACAAAACACATGGGAAATGCATCAG GATTAGCAGTGATGACAGTTATGCTTGTAACAACATGCCTTACTTCCTTAGTGATTATACTTTGCTGGCACAAACCACCAATTATAGCACTTTGTTTCCTGTTGTTTTTTGGATCCATTGAGCTGCTGTATTTCTCAGCTTCACTGATGAAGTTTTGTGAAGGAGCATGGTTCCCTATTCTCCTTGCCCTGTTCCTAATGATCATAATGTTCCTATGGCACTATGCAAGCATAAAGAAATATGAATATGATCTCCACAACAAGGTATCACTAGATTGGCTTCTAGCCTTAGGTCCAAGCCTTGGAATTGCTCGAGTCCCTGGAATAGGCCTTGTTTTCACTGACCTTACAACTGGCATACCGGCTAACTTCTCGCGATTCGTCACGAACCTCCCGGCTTACCACCGCATacttgtgtttgtgtgtgtgaaaTCAGTGCCAGTTCCTCATGTCCCTGTGGCCGAGAGGTACCTCGTCGGCCGCGTAGGACCTCCTGAACATAGGTCCTACAGGTGCATAGTCCGGTATGGATACCGTGATGTCCATCAAGACATTGATTCCTTTGAATCAGAGCTCGTAGAGAAGCTATCTGATTTCATTCAATATGATTGGTACCGTGCCCGGGCCAGCAACGTGAGCAATAATGAAGACGACGGTTCATGTTCCAATGAATCTTCCGGGCACAGGCTAACTGTCATAGGAACCATGGGACTCTGCGAGGACAGCCTGCAGCTGGCGAGTGTGAGTGATGTGGTTGAGATTGATGCACCTTTGGGAACGAGAGAAAGAAGGGTACGGTTTGCCATTGATGGCGACAATGAGCATGACAATGACACTGAGAGTGTCACAGTTCATCATCAaatgcaacaagagcttgaagATCTCTATGCTGGTCAAGAATCTGGGATAGCCTTCATTCTTGGACACTCTCATGTTAGAGCAAAGCCTGGATCCTCAGTCTTCAAGAAGCTTGCTTTGAATTATGGATACAATTTCCTTAGAAGGAATTGTAGAGGCCCTGATGTGGCTCTTAAGGTTCCACCTGTTTCTCTTTTGGAGGTTGGCATGGTTTACGTTCTGTAG
- the LOC112715801 gene encoding uncharacterized protein, producing MGLGTLPLTPPHTSFSSNSRFVYDCSSNRRIINTRNINKFRVSAKQEKEEAKKSKQSLFSSVTEALDFSQVRSAEDAQLLEDARQATRSGERMSREQYGALRRKIGGTYKDFFKSYVEVDGAYVEEGWVDKSCKVCKKDTKGEARQIDKFGRYVHVACLEKSKSGNFFTRLFSP from the exons ATGGGACTTGGAACTCTTCCATTGACCCCACCTCACACCAGCTTCTCTTCGAATTCAAGATTTGTATATGATTGCAGTAGCAACAGGAGGATCATTAATACTAGAAACATTAATAAGTTCAGAGTTTCAGCGAAACAAGAGAAGGAAGAagcaaagaagagcaagcaatCGTTGTTCAGCAGTGTCACAGAAGCTCTTGATTTCTCTCAAGTGAGGTCCGCAGAGGATGCTCAGCTTCTAGAAGATGCCAGGCAGGCCACAAGGTCCGGAGAAAGAATGAGCAGGGAACAG TATGGAGCTCTTAGAAGGAAAATTGGTGGGACATACAAGGATTTCTTCAAATCCTATGTTGAAG tgGACGGTGCATATGTGGAAGAGGGTTGGGTAGACAAAAGTTGCAAGGTGTGCAAGAAGGACACAAAAGGGGAGGCAAGGCAAATAGACAAGTTTGGAAGATATGTTCATGTCGCATGCCTAGAGAAGTCCAAGTCAGGAAACTTCTTCACCAGATTGTTCTCACCCTGA